A window of the Planococcus citri chromosome 4, ihPlaCitr1.1, whole genome shotgun sequence genome harbors these coding sequences:
- the LOC135843044 gene encoding uncharacterized protein LOC135843044: MNERHLKFHTNPPSLSELASITAAIDFCRHEVSVRWASGSISQVCQLFMAFPGKHIPSLPRRIRELIRCHIELVQREIETWINYQCDRIFESRSMKAAEFLIEFFDRITWFQPGIIDYERTAENMLECGRLTELEKYSVACTYCFEEDVLKLRELLKEGICRPNIIFIQHSLLYYWEYRLIDKIPVIPNNIPDFLDTSIMNWPAVDNWPAIRYFFNYLDDLNQTFQAKQIIARYIDGKFTPFILAELTEAQFEHVVAEMGSVMMLRMINNPKLNDYTFQIWLQVRHVMNQSQFFEMIRGILNSRIRYSGNLTNEETVLRIRIWSTANGVQKETAISGLIEERTPFEYRGCLKRLPRDQRFLLNILADASFEQRNFIWRHNWLSLIYGTNVHSLEQLMGLCLKNAEEVVMFKEQVLMNFSNIEKYCLELAEERLFDELNEFLRFCCSPHPEQVPHFKKQILESCFLGENSKINYHLLRDLHQLDKFIGETFQDDNLAANFKKQMVVLPTNVEFIQSVVLNGDLRLVKNLFSLFLSTEPDLKWMKCQFLDLCRSSLSSDNFTKFETREWQDFIGWCAGNEQKVKEFKRSIRLDDVFETVLTRCFEFQSITHCCSATKCDNDMSFYNLLNNFLLWYFGCVEEINRFKLNKIGRYDEIRILTRIFAEGSECFIDSLLQWFFNSDNEAIEKFKTTFKKSRNSFYY; this comes from the coding sequence ATGAATGAAAGACATCTAAAGTTCCATACAAATCCTCCTTCGTTATCGGAACTTGCTTCCATCACCGCAGCCATTGACTTTTGCCGGCATGAAGTGAGTGTTCGATGGGCAAGTGGGAGTATTAGTCAAGTATGCCAGCTGTTTATGGCTTTTCCTGGAAAGCACATCCCTTCGCTTCCGAGACGTATCAGAGAATTGATTCGATGTCATATTGAGCTGGTGCAGAGAGAAATTGAAACCTGGATTAATTATCAATGTGATCGGATTTTCGAGAGCAGATCGATGAAGGCGGCCGAGTTCCTGATCGAGTTCTTCGATCGTATTACGTGGTTTCAACCTGGTATCATCGACTACGAAAGGACTGCTGAAAATATGTTGGAGTGTGGTCGATTGACGGAGTTGGAGAAGTACTCGGTGGCGTGTACGTATTGCTTCGAAGAGGACGTGCTGAAATTACGAGAGCTGCTGAAAGAAGGTATATGTCGCCCcaacataatttttattcaacattcGTTACTGTATTATTGGGAATATCGATTGATCGACAAGATTCCAGTCATACCTAACAATATTCCTGATTTCTTGGATACCAGCATCATGAATTGGCCGGCTGTCGACAACTGGCCAGCTATCCGgtacttttttaattatttagaCGATCTCAACCAAACGTTCCAAGCTAAACAAATTATCGCTAGGTATATCGATGGTAAATTCACCCCTTTCATCTTGGCCGAATTGACTGAAGCGCAGTTTGAACACGTGGTCGCTGAAATGGGCAGCGTAATGATGCTGAGGATGATAAATAATCCGAAGCTGAACGATTACACGTTTCAGATTTGGTTACAAGTCAGGCATGTTATGAatcaaagtcaatttttcgagaTGATTCGAGGTATTCTGAATTCCAGAATTAGGTACTCGGGCAACCTCACGAATGAGGAAACTGTGTTACGTATTCGTATATGGAGCACAGCCAATGGTGTTCAGAAAGAAACAGCGATAAGTGGCCTGATCGAAGAACGTACTCCTTTCGAGTATCGAGGATGCTTGAAAAGGTTACCTCGAGATCAGCGTTTCTTATTGAATATCTTGGCAGATGCCAGTTTTGAGCAGCGAAATTTTATATGGAGGCATAACTGGCTGAGTTTAATTTATGGCACGAATGTTCACTCATTGGAGCAACTGATGGGCTTGTGTTTGAAGAATGCAGAGGAAGTGGTCATGTTCAAGGAACAAGTTTTAATGAACTTTTCCAATATCGAAAAATACTGCTTGGAGTTAGCCGAAGAGAGATTGTTCGACGAATTAAACGAATTCTTGAGATTTTGCTGCTCGCCTCATCCAGAGCAAGTACCTCATTTTAAGAAACAAATCTTAGAATCTTGTTTTTTGggcgaaaattccaaaattaattatCATCTTTTACGAGATCTCCATCAACTAGATAAGTTTATCGGAGAAACATTCCAAGATGATAATTTAGctgctaattttaaaaaacagatgGTCGTGTTGCCCACTAATGTAGAATTCATCCAAAGCGTTGTTCTAAATGGAGATCTCCGTCTGGTGAAAAATCTATTTAGTTTGTTCCTTTCGACAGAGCCTGATTTAAAATGGATGAAATGCCAGTTCTTAGATCTCTGTCGTAGTTCGTTATCTAGCGATAATTTTACCAAGTTTGAAACTCGCGAGTGGCAAGATTTTATCGGTTGGTGTGCCGGAAACGAACAAAAAGTAAAAGAATTTAAACGATCGATACGTTTAGACGATGTTTTTGAGACCGTATTGACCAGATGTTTCGAATTCCAAAGTATTACCCATTGTTGTAGTGCTACAAAGTGCGATAACGATATGAGTTTTTATAATttgctgaataattttttactgtgGTATTTCGGTTGTGTTGAGGAAATCAATAGGTTTAAGTTGAATAAGATCGGAAGATATGACGAAATAAGAATATTGACGAGAATTTTTGCTGAGGGAAGCGAGTGTTTTATTGATAGTTTGCTCCAGTGGTTTTTCAACTCCGATAATGAAGCAATAGAGAAATTTAAAACGACGTTTAAGAAATCGAGgaattcattttattattga